In the Clostridium sporogenes genome, one interval contains:
- a CDS encoding IS4 family transposase, whose amino-acid sequence MDNYNMLFQKFIDLIDWKSLKIASFKLNIDYLTIENHLKTLIYFQIAELDYLRDIYEFMQSKSDLNQIIKGVSLGSLSNYNNKINYTVLLPVINSILIKSFISIPTNKRIKKFGSVKLIDSSTISTCITYFKWAEFRASKAGIKIHTKFDLGKGIPETIVVTNAKEHDKSPLEQLITEKNCIYIFDRAYVDYRCFDGYSQNNKYFISRLKNNALASEVKNLHITYCDDNHRLLDKDTEIIYDKIVYLGHNYNYKTEEKYRVIKIVDSQNKEITFVTNIFNLSTEEISWLYKKRWEIELFFKWIKQNLKIKRFIGHSLNAVMMQIISAIMTFLMLRLIEKEFITSFGLTIIKRRIKHCLSKKINSTEFSWANFLGG is encoded by the coding sequence ATAGATAATTATAATATGTTATTTCAAAAATTTATAGACCTAATTGATTGGAAATCCTTGAAAATAGCTTCTTTTAAGTTAAATATTGATTATTTAACTATAGAAAATCACCTTAAAACTCTGATTTATTTTCAAATAGCAGAGCTAGATTATTTAAGGGATATTTATGAATTTATGCAATCAAAGTCTGATTTAAATCAAATAATAAAAGGCGTTAGCCTGGGAAGTTTATCAAATTATAACAACAAAATAAATTATACTGTATTGCTTCCTGTAATTAATAGTATTTTAATCAAATCTTTTATTTCAATTCCTACAAATAAAAGAATTAAAAAATTCGGTTCTGTAAAACTTATAGATTCTTCAACTATTAGTACGTGTATAACTTATTTTAAATGGGCGGAATTTAGAGCTTCCAAAGCAGGAATTAAAATTCATACAAAATTTGATTTAGGAAAAGGTATTCCTGAAACAATAGTCGTAACTAATGCTAAAGAACATGATAAATCACCACTTGAACAATTAATAACTGAAAAAAATTGCATTTATATTTTTGATAGAGCATATGTTGATTATCGATGCTTTGATGGGTATTCCCAAAATAATAAGTATTTCATATCTAGACTTAAAAACAACGCCCTTGCTAGTGAAGTTAAAAATTTGCATATAACTTATTGTGATGATAATCATAGATTATTAGATAAAGATACTGAAATAATTTATGACAAGATTGTTTACTTAGGACATAACTATAATTATAAAACTGAAGAAAAGTATAGAGTTATAAAAATCGTAGATTCTCAAAATAAAGAAATAACATTTGTAACTAATATATTTAATTTATCCACTGAAGAAATATCATGGCTATATAAAAAGCGTTGGGAAATAGAACTTTTCTTTAAATGGATAAAACAAAATCTTAAAATTAAAAGATTTATAGGACATAGTTTAAATGCTGTAATGATGCAAATAATATCAGCAATAATGACTTTCCTAATGCTAAGACTTATAGAAAAAGAATTTATTACATCCTTCGGATTAACCATTATAAAGCGTAGAATAAAACATTGTTTAAGTAAAAAAATAAATTCAACAGAATTCTCATGGGCTAATTTTTTAGGTGGATAA
- a CDS encoding MATE family efflux transporter encodes MNKKCSMKEILDTSIPIIAEMTLYNLMVVLDMMMIGNYGGNKYLTAVGLSNGVIFTLCDVFISVGLAVSITSLIARSIGSRNYKNAQQYSICGLFLGIIISFIISYSMFYKSERILYMVGARGDILKIANVFNKTMAISIFFKMNTEIINSILRGYKNTKIPFLTAVIISSCKIILDFIFIFGMGEKSLGVFGAALASILSQITGFTFSFIYMLNKLKSHGNINLFKLLKINKIKDILNMYIPASLEEAVYSISRLLSAFMIINIGSVSFSANEIANTIETVSIIPSEALGVAATTLVGIKIGERDYKEAKKCGNRSLIFAVSISLIFSLIFIFMPNLLVGCFVGNKEKKVLKLATLCLVVGAIEQPFIAASTVVEDVLKGIGDAKTPFIVTLISSWCIRVPLIYYYIYKSRYSVVYVWWITALQWFIDFLLMKIILNKKFKKYSL; translated from the coding sequence ATGAATAAAAAGTGCTCAATGAAAGAAATTTTAGATACATCCATTCCTATTATAGCGGAAATGACATTGTATAATTTAATGGTAGTACTTGATATGATGATGATAGGAAATTATGGAGGAAATAAATATTTAACTGCAGTAGGGTTAAGTAATGGAGTTATTTTTACTCTTTGTGATGTGTTTATTTCTGTAGGCCTTGCAGTGTCTATAACTTCACTAATAGCTAGAAGCATAGGAAGTAGAAATTATAAAAATGCACAGCAATATTCTATATGTGGTTTATTTTTAGGCATCATAATTTCCTTTATTATAAGTTATTCTATGTTTTATAAAAGTGAAAGAATTTTATATATGGTAGGTGCAAGGGGAGATATACTTAAAATAGCTAATGTTTTTAATAAAACAATGGCTATTTCAATTTTTTTTAAAATGAACACTGAAATTATAAATTCTATATTAAGGGGATATAAAAATACAAAAATTCCTTTTTTAACAGCAGTAATAATAAGTAGCTGCAAAATTATATTAGATTTTATTTTTATATTTGGTATGGGAGAAAAAAGTTTAGGAGTGTTTGGAGCAGCTCTAGCTTCTATACTATCCCAAATAACAGGTTTTACATTTTCTTTTATATATATGTTAAATAAATTGAAATCCCATGGTAATATAAATTTATTTAAATTGCTTAAAATAAATAAGATAAAAGATATTTTAAATATGTATATACCAGCCTCCTTAGAAGAGGCTGTATATAGTATAAGTAGATTGTTAAGTGCTTTTATGATAATAAATATCGGAAGTGTTTCTTTTTCAGCTAATGAAATAGCTAATACTATAGAAACAGTTTCTATAATACCTAGTGAAGCTTTAGGGGTTGCTGCTACTACATTAGTAGGAATAAAAATAGGAGAAAGAGATTATAAAGAAGCAAAAAAATGTGGAAATAGATCTCTTATATTTGCAGTTAGTATATCCTTAATATTTTCTTTAATATTTATATTTATGCCTAATTTATTAGTAGGATGCTTTGTAGGTAATAAAGAGAAAAAAGTATTAAAATTAGCAACTTTATGTTTGGTAGTTGGAGCTATAGAACAACCATTTATAGCTGCATCCACTGTTGTTGAAGATGTATTAAAAGGAATAGGAGATGCCAAAACACCATTTATTGTGACTTTAATTTCTAGTTGGTGTATAAGAGTCCCTTTAATTTATTATTATATATATAAATCAAGATATTCAGTAGTATATGTTTGGTGGATAACCGCTCTTCAATGGTTTATAGATTTTCTACTTATGAAAATAATTTTAAATAAAAAATTTAAGAAATATAGCTTATGA
- a CDS encoding EAL domain-containing protein, whose protein sequence is MKLYKKSLTIVILIFLVSIIIIGIFSKTYIIKKFNAIEIDYNVSKTKQLLQLINKDIKNTYDLNKDYAMWDNAYNFVNDKNNNYIEAILSENNIFENFNIDLILLVNKNNNIILKQYYNKNHKLSEENINHISSIAISNIKSTHPLKGLIRLDNSLFLMTSSPITDSLNSKSPNGAMIFIKFLAKENINKIYGFNTNFQIIDYKNLNSVVYKENNIYLVERNNEILEGYGVIKDIFNNDSFMLKTDINRDIYFAAHKNINFFMFAIFILGIFMNILFIEILNKLLLKRIHTIEKTLNYVSKTADLSVRLDTEGNDEITSLNKNFNNMFNMLETSQEQITENQKKYNYLFSSVITNFSYNKIVKNNNSDIIDFKIVEINNYFSELLNTDKESIIGENISSFIPSILNENPILAKSIKTISSIGGKETLEEIYIEELRKWFSAVVYSMELDYFALLLTDITESKKDKEKILGLAYYDSLTGLSNRKKIIETINKTIDNCPNKRFAVLFIDLDHFKSINDTLGHDVGDYVLEKVSARFKMLLNPKHKIGRLGGDEFIIVQYISSISDAEKLAGKICTTLNHSIRYKEDDLFIGASIGISVYPDDGKDTSTLMKNADAAMYAAKKNGGYKYEVYSRRMNERALDDLILENRLRRALEKNELLVYFQPICNLKTDKIVAVESLVRWNFNDKIITPNQFIPLAKNIGEIANIDNWVLNKACRQCNSWQKHNNKHLYVSVNISFKQMKDKNFIDNVLNILKTTKLSPKYLCLEITEDEAMEDVDLSIRTLKALKKHGIKISLDDFGTGYSSLSYVTKLPIDNIKIDKSILTNVHRDNKSFQIVKSIILMSKSLDINVVAEGVETIDQLEILKELGCDFIQGFYISKPLPIKTFESNFII, encoded by the coding sequence ATGAAATTATATAAAAAATCCTTAACTATAGTAATATTAATTTTTTTAGTATCCATAATTATTATAGGTATTTTCTCAAAAACTTATATAATAAAAAAATTTAATGCCATAGAAATTGATTACAATGTATCCAAAACCAAACAATTATTGCAATTAATAAATAAGGATATTAAAAATACCTATGATTTAAATAAAGATTATGCTATGTGGGATAATGCTTATAACTTTGTAAATGATAAAAACAATAATTATATAGAAGCTATTCTAAGTGAAAATAATATTTTTGAAAATTTTAACATTGATTTAATACTATTAGTAAATAAGAATAATAATATAATATTAAAGCAGTATTATAATAAAAATCACAAATTAAGCGAAGAAAATATAAATCATATTTCTTCTATTGCTATTTCTAATATAAAAAGCACTCATCCTCTTAAAGGCTTAATAAGACTTGATAATTCATTGTTTTTAATGACATCTTCACCTATTACAGATAGTTTAAATTCTAAATCTCCTAATGGAGCTATGATATTTATTAAATTTTTAGCCAAAGAAAATATTAATAAAATTTATGGATTTAATACTAATTTTCAAATTATAGATTACAAAAATTTAAATTCTGTTGTATATAAAGAAAATAATATATATTTAGTTGAACGTAATAATGAAATACTTGAAGGCTATGGAGTAATAAAAGATATATTTAACAATGATTCCTTTATGTTAAAAACAGATATAAATCGTGATATATATTTTGCTGCCCACAAAAATATTAATTTTTTTATGTTTGCTATATTTATTTTAGGTATTTTTATGAACATACTTTTTATTGAAATTTTAAATAAATTGCTTCTTAAAAGAATTCATACTATAGAAAAAACTTTAAATTATGTATCTAAAACTGCGGATTTATCTGTACGATTAGATACGGAAGGAAATGATGAAATAACAAGTTTGAATAAAAACTTTAATAATATGTTTAATATGTTGGAAACATCACAAGAACAGATTACAGAAAATCAGAAAAAATATAATTATCTTTTTTCTAGTGTTATAACTAACTTTTCCTATAATAAAATAGTAAAAAACAATAACTCTGATATTATAGATTTTAAGATAGTAGAAATAAATAACTACTTTAGTGAATTATTAAATACAGATAAGGAAAGTATAATTGGAGAGAATATTTCTTCTTTTATTCCCTCTATTTTAAATGAAAATCCAATTTTAGCAAAATCTATAAAAACAATTTCTTCTATAGGAGGTAAAGAGACTTTAGAAGAAATTTATATAGAAGAATTACGAAAATGGTTTTCTGCAGTAGTTTATAGTATGGAATTAGACTATTTTGCTCTACTTCTAACAGATATAACTGAAAGTAAAAAAGATAAAGAAAAAATTTTAGGACTAGCCTATTATGATTCTCTTACTGGACTTTCAAATAGAAAAAAAATTATAGAAACTATAAATAAAACTATAGATAATTGTCCAAATAAAAGATTTGCTGTTTTATTTATAGATTTAGATCACTTCAAGTCTATAAATGATACTTTAGGCCATGATGTAGGAGATTATGTTTTGGAAAAGGTTTCTGCTAGATTTAAAATGTTACTAAATCCTAAACATAAGATTGGTAGATTAGGAGGAGACGAATTTATAATTGTACAATATATATCCTCTATCAGTGATGCTGAAAAATTAGCAGGTAAAATATGTACCACTTTAAATCATTCAATAAGATATAAGGAAGATGATTTGTTTATTGGTGCTAGTATTGGTATAAGTGTGTATCCAGATGATGGCAAAGATACCTCTACTCTAATGAAAAATGCAGATGCTGCAATGTATGCAGCAAAGAAAAATGGTGGATATAAATATGAAGTGTATTCTAGAAGAATGAACGAGAGAGCCCTTGACGATTTGATTTTAGAAAATAGATTACGGCGTGCACTGGAAAAAAATGAATTACTAGTATATTTTCAACCTATTTGTAATTTAAAGACAGATAAAATCGTAGCAGTAGAATCTTTAGTTAGATGGAATTTTAATGATAAGATTATAACTCCTAATCAATTTATTCCACTGGCTAAAAATATTGGTGAAATAGCTAATATAGATAATTGGGTATTAAATAAAGCTTGTCGTCAGTGTAATTCATGGCAAAAACATAATAATAAACATTTATATGTATCTGTAAATATATCCTTTAAGCAAATGAAGGATAAAAACTTTATAGATAATGTTTTAAATATACTTAAAACTACCAAATTATCACCTAAATACTTATGCTTAGAAATAACAGAGGATGAAGCTATGGAGGACGTAGATTTAAGCATTAGAACTTTAAAAGCTTTAAAAAAACATGGAATAAAAATATCTTTAGATGATTTTGGAACTGGTTACTCCTCCTTAAGTTATGTAACTAAGTTGCCTATAGATAATATAAAAATAGATAAAAGTATTTTAACAAATGTTCATAGGGACAATAAAAGTTTCCAAATAGTAAAATCAATAATACTTATGTCTAAGAGCTTAGATATAAATGTAGTTGCAGAAGGAGTTGAAACAATCGATCAGCTAGAAATTCTTAAAGAATTAGGTTGCGATTTTATTCAAGGTTTTTATATTTCTAAGCCATTACCTATAAAAACTTTTGAAAGTAATTTTATAATATAA
- a CDS encoding HD domain-containing protein, with product MFSREKAEELLLNNLKTEHLIKHSYAVEAVMRGLAKKLDPENIDKWGITGLLHDLDADLVDYVQNPHLHGPKTVEVLKAEGFGDEDMYNSICAHNKESGTQIKSKMDQAIYAADPITGFITAITLVYPDKKISSVKVKSITKRMKEKRFAAGANREAMKSIEKLGIEFPEFGELALDSMKEISEVLGL from the coding sequence ATGTTTAGTAGAGAAAAAGCAGAGGAACTATTATTAAATAACTTAAAAACAGAACATTTGATAAAGCATTCTTATGCTGTAGAGGCAGTAATGAGAGGTTTAGCTAAAAAGTTAGATCCAGAAAATATAGATAAATGGGGTATAACAGGACTTTTACATGATCTAGATGCGGATTTAGTAGATTATGTACAAAATCCTCACCTTCATGGACCTAAAACTGTTGAAGTTCTTAAGGCTGAAGGCTTTGGAGATGAAGATATGTATAATTCTATATGTGCCCATAATAAAGAATCAGGAACACAAATAAAATCTAAAATGGATCAGGCTATTTATGCAGCAGATCCTATAACAGGATTTATTACTGCTATAACATTAGTGTATCCAGATAAAAAAATTTCTAGTGTAAAGGTTAAATCCATAACAAAAAGAATGAAAGAAAAACGATTTGCAGCAGGAGCAAATAGAGAAGCTATGAAATCTATAGAGAAGCTTGGGATAGAATTCCCAGAGTTTGGAGAGTTAGCACTTGATTCCATGAAAGAGATTTCAGAAGTGCTTGGATTATAA
- a CDS encoding sodium:proton antiporter, giving the protein METNVILSANNILRLIALVILAGVVFGKISRKVNLPDVVLFIVAGVILGPEVLNLINIDSYPVGNQLILTFGAVYILYDGGREIDLKVFNEVKVSVLLLSTLGVFISTGITGFFVYKIFNIDFIYALLLGAIISSTDPSVLVPLFKNMNVSNKLKQTIISESAFNDAAAAIVTFAILGVIAGGEFSLGKSVFELLKSSLGGILIGGIFGYISTKLISGEKYAFLKEFPSEVSIVAVIGTYLIADKIGVSGFMAVFIIGMVCGNKKRINCSIPDEYNQTHLRFKEVLTIILRMMIFVLLGSHIDFGVLSKYFTKDLMVVALLIFVSRPVSAFLSVIFDRKAKWNIKEIIYLMWVRETGVIPAALVGMLLTMHIQNSDIIASVTFTTIIITLTFQASTSKSLARLLKLDVGESKKEIAVDSVKI; this is encoded by the coding sequence ATGGAAACAAATGTAATTTTATCAGCTAATAATATATTAAGGCTAATTGCATTAGTTATTTTAGCTGGAGTAGTATTTGGTAAAATAAGTAGAAAGGTTAATTTGCCAGATGTAGTTTTATTTATTGTTGCAGGGGTTATATTAGGACCAGAAGTATTGAATCTTATAAATATAGATTCTTACCCTGTAGGGAATCAGTTAATATTAACTTTTGGGGCAGTTTATATTCTTTACGATGGTGGTAGAGAAATTGATTTAAAAGTTTTTAATGAAGTAAAGGTATCTGTATTACTTTTATCAACTTTAGGAGTTTTTATATCTACAGGTATTACAGGATTTTTTGTTTATAAAATATTTAATATAGATTTTATATATGCATTATTATTAGGAGCAATAATATCATCTACAGATCCATCAGTATTGGTACCTTTATTTAAAAATATGAATGTGAGTAATAAACTAAAACAAACTATAATATCCGAATCAGCATTTAATGATGCTGCGGCTGCAATAGTAACTTTTGCTATTTTAGGGGTTATAGCAGGAGGAGAATTTTCACTAGGCAAAAGTGTTTTTGAATTATTAAAGTCATCTTTAGGAGGAATTTTAATAGGAGGAATATTTGGTTATATTTCTACCAAATTAATATCAGGAGAAAAGTATGCGTTTTTAAAGGAATTTCCTTCAGAAGTATCAATAGTAGCAGTAATAGGGACTTATTTAATTGCAGATAAAATAGGCGTTAGTGGATTTATGGCAGTATTTATAATAGGTATGGTATGTGGAAACAAGAAAAGGATTAATTGCAGCATACCAGATGAATATAATCAAACTCATCTTAGATTTAAAGAAGTTTTAACTATAATATTAAGAATGATGATATTTGTTTTATTAGGAAGTCATATAGATTTTGGAGTATTATCTAAATATTTTACAAAGGACTTGATGGTAGTAGCATTATTAATATTTGTTTCAAGACCAGTATCAGCATTTTTATCAGTTATATTTGATAGAAAAGCAAAGTGGAATATAAAAGAAATTATTTATCTTATGTGGGTTAGAGAAACAGGAGTTATACCAGCAGCATTAGTAGGTATGCTATTAACAATGCATATACAAAATTCAGATATAATAGCATCAGTAACATTTACGACAATAATAATAACATTAACATTTCAAGCAAGTACATCTAAGTCTTTAGCTAGATTACTAAAATTAGATGTAGGTGAAAGCAAAAAAGAAATAGCAGTAGATAGTGTAAAAATATAA